The genomic interval GGTGGCCGCCGGCGCGTGTCGTCGGAGCGTCCAGCGTGTGCGGCGGCGCCAGTGCCCGATCGcggcgaagaggaggaagacggcCATGGCGGCGAGCGGGGCGGCGAAGACGCGGGCGCCGATCTCGGCGCGGCGCTCGACGGCCCGGTAGTCGACgtaggaggaggcggcgaggaaggagacGACGATGGCGAAGAAGGCCAGCAGGCGCGCCGGCGGGAGCGAGGCGGACGACAGCGCC from Lolium rigidum isolate FL_2022 unplaced genomic scaffold, APGP_CSIRO_Lrig_0.1 contig_7889_1, whole genome shotgun sequence carries:
- the LOC124682248 gene encoding uncharacterized protein LOC124682248 yields the protein MSSWTLHSHRGRSSWKHSWTARALSSASLPPARLLAFFAIVVSFLAASSYVDYRAVERRAEIGARVFAAPLAAMAVFLLFAAIGHWRRRTRWTLRRHAPAATAVPASSSHASSGASPWGVAAMVAVLLVMVSFQPSVHAMWFRPLWGSDYDS